The following coding sequences lie in one Deltaproteobacteria bacterium HGW-Deltaproteobacteria-6 genomic window:
- a CDS encoding 3-oxoacyl-ACP reductase FabG, translated as MDEKRIAIVTGASRGIGRATAVALAANGYYVVINYNASEAAAAETLAQVQAAGQAGEIRKFDVANAEEVKDALAGIVEEHKRIDVLVNNAGVTADGLFMMMGEDEWHRVINTILNGFYNVTKPVLREMVRKKRGAIVSVSSISSMIPNRGQANYAAAKAGINAASRSLSKEVARFGIRVNVVAPGPIETDMLSSMPMDAGMIKSMIPMARVGKPEEVASVIRFLCSDEASYITGQVVSVNGGMY; from the coding sequence ATGGATGAAAAAAGAATAGCCATAGTAACGGGAGCCAGCAGGGGAATTGGACGCGCCACGGCGGTTGCGCTGGCCGCCAACGGTTACTATGTCGTGATCAATTACAATGCCAGTGAGGCGGCGGCAGCTGAAACACTGGCGCAGGTTCAAGCCGCGGGCCAGGCGGGTGAAATACGAAAATTCGATGTGGCCAATGCGGAAGAAGTAAAAGATGCACTGGCCGGAATAGTTGAAGAGCATAAGCGGATCGATGTTCTGGTCAACAACGCCGGCGTTACCGCCGACGGTCTCTTCATGATGATGGGGGAGGATGAATGGCACCGCGTCATTAATACGATACTCAATGGTTTTTATAACGTGACGAAGCCGGTCCTGCGCGAAATGGTCCGGAAGAAACGCGGCGCCATCGTATCCGTTTCTTCCATTTCGTCAATGATTCCCAACCGCGGTCAGGCCAATTACGCCGCGGCCAAAGCCGGGATCAACGCCGCTTCGCGTTCGCTTTCCAAAGAAGTGGCGCGCTTTGGCATTCGCGTCAATGTCGTCGCGCCGGGTCCCATCGAAACCGATATGCTGAGCAGCATGCCGATGGATGCGGGGATGATTAAAAGCATGATTCCGATGGCGCGGGTGGGGAAACCCGAAGAAGTTGCCAGCGTTATCCGCTTTCTATGTTCGGATGAAGCCTCTTACATTACAGGGCAGGTTGTCTCCGTCAACGGCGGGATGTACTAG
- the hypA gene encoding hydrogenase maturation nickel metallochaperone HypA, whose protein sequence is MHELPVTESILQIVLKHARTNGVLRVVTVHLQIGRLSDLEDEWIQRYFDYLSKGSVAEGAKLIIERMPIMVQCSSCSTSYEADAAKLGDLTCPNCGGKDSRFLSGREYYIKDMEVQ, encoded by the coding sequence ATGCATGAACTTCCCGTCACTGAAAGCATTTTGCAGATCGTGCTGAAACACGCCCGGACAAACGGCGTTTTGCGCGTGGTGACCGTTCATCTGCAGATCGGCCGCCTCAGCGATCTCGAGGATGAGTGGATTCAACGCTATTTTGATTACTTAAGCAAGGGGAGTGTGGCCGAAGGTGCAAAACTGATCATTGAGCGCATGCCGATCATGGTACAGTGCAGCTCCTGCTCCACGTCCTATGAAGCCGACGCGGCAAAATTGGGCGATCTGACCTGCCCGAATTGCGGCGGGAAGGACAGCAGGTTTCTTTCCGGAAGAGAGTACTACATCAAGGATATGGAGGTGCAATAG